The Cellulophaga sp. L1A9 genome window below encodes:
- a CDS encoding DUF2931 family protein yields the protein MHQAQASYEPIISHNGQSVERTYTAEIKNEFIKEKKVRFIIRYIFFTISLLIIGCKDQKPTKLSEEIEEVSRMNKFEWRPTECAPEHYPVTIYQGEFATEEDDYFEIPKGGVFSQGWGTTGSTWVVGPNFKSIPIKLRIIWISYTENQFYYGDFDLPKEKITDLFKRGYFNYKGKKVEYSKLTVGLAPGGAVSVWVMGAGNYVEVGHYQATKTNVAMKDFAPYAKISMNEFVQNRKNNFSEGTKNTLAVEGIPIGKWTAYRKSYNWKPTFKHKDGGVLVDFLNKFYNGDLYNVRADNPILQEFRVSPPTRRISFDWDDKTKTRYTGVINFDEKEIWNAFEKMYENPKNTQAELLLEVDKYNSSIRINLKSENDTIPIEKSKVKIYVTPV from the coding sequence ATGCATCAAGCCCAAGCCTCATATGAACCAATTATTTCACACAACGGACAGTCTGTTGAGCGCACCTATACGGCTGAAATAAAAAATGAGTTTATCAAGGAAAAAAAGGTGCGATTCATTATTAGGTACATATTCTTCACAATTTCTCTTCTAATTATAGGTTGCAAAGATCAAAAACCAACTAAGCTAAGCGAAGAAATAGAAGAAGTATCACGTATGAATAAATTTGAATGGCGCCCTACAGAATGTGCCCCAGAGCATTACCCTGTAACCATCTATCAAGGTGAATTTGCCACAGAAGAAGATGATTATTTTGAAATCCCAAAAGGTGGTGTTTTTAGTCAGGGTTGGGGTACTACTGGGTCAACCTGGGTAGTAGGTCCTAATTTCAAATCTATACCTATCAAACTAAGAATTATTTGGATTTCCTATACCGAAAATCAGTTTTATTATGGCGATTTTGATCTACCAAAAGAAAAAATTACTGATTTGTTTAAAAGAGGTTACTTCAATTATAAAGGTAAAAAAGTTGAATATTCCAAACTTACCGTAGGTTTAGCCCCGGGAGGTGCTGTATCTGTATGGGTCATGGGCGCAGGTAACTATGTGGAAGTAGGTCATTACCAAGCTACAAAAACAAATGTTGCTATGAAAGATTTTGCACCCTATGCTAAAATCAGTATGAATGAATTTGTACAAAATAGAAAAAATAATTTTTCCGAGGGAACTAAAAATACTTTAGCTGTAGAAGGTATTCCCATTGGTAAATGGACAGCATATAGAAAATCTTACAACTGGAAACCTACTTTTAAACATAAAGATGGCGGTGTACTTGTAGACTTCTTAAATAAATTTTATAACGGAGATTTATATAATGTAAGAGCTGATAACCCCATATTACAGGAGTTTAGAGTTTCACCTCCCACAAGGAGAATCAGTTTTGATTGGGATGATAAAACAAAAACAAGATATACTGGTGTCATTAATTTTGATGAAAAAGAGATATGGAATGCTTTTGAAAAAATGTATGAAAACCCAAAAAATACGCAAGCAGAATTACTCTTAGAAGTAGATAAATACAATAGCAGTATAAGAATAAATTTAAAAAGTGAAAATGATACTATTCCAATAGAAAAGTCAAAAGTAAAAATATATGTAACCCCAGTTTAA
- a CDS encoding DUF2931 family protein: MHQAQASYEPIISHNGQSVERTYTAEIKNEFIKEKKVRFIMRYIFFTISLLIIGCKEQKPSKLSEEIEEVSHMNKYEWRPTECAPEHYPVTIYQGDFATEEDDYFEIPKGGVFSQGWGTTGSTWVVGPNFKSIPIKLRIIWISYTENQFYYGDFDLPKEKITALFKKGFLDNTGKQDKYTNLTVGLAPGGAVSVWMMGAGNYVEVGHYQATKTDVAMKDFAPYASMNREEFVNDVQKHFSEETKNNLAKEGIPIGKWTAYRKSYNWKPTFKHKDGGVLVDFLNKFYNGELYNIRADNPILQEFRVSPPTRRISFDWDDKTKTRYTGVIHFDEKEIWNAFEKMYENPKTTQAELLLEVDKYNSSIRITLKSENDTIPIEKSQIKIYVTPV, encoded by the coding sequence ATGCATCAAGCCCAAGCCTCATATGAACCAATTATTTCACACAACGGACAGTCTGTTGAGCGCACCTATACGGCTGAAATAAAAAATGAGTTTATCAAGGAAAAAAAGGTGCGATTCATTATGAGGTACATATTCTTCACAATTTCTCTTCTAATTATAGGTTGCAAAGAGCAAAAACCATCGAAGCTAAGCGAAGAAATAGAAGAAGTATCACATATGAACAAATATGAATGGCGCCCTACTGAATGTGCCCCAGAACATTACCCAGTAACCATTTATCAAGGTGATTTTGCCACAGAAGAAGATGATTATTTTGAAATCCCAAAAGGTGGTGTTTTTAGTCAGGGTTGGGGTACTACTGGGTCAACCTGGGTAGTAGGTCCTAATTTCAAATCTATACCTATCAAACTAAGAATTATTTGGATTTCCTATACCGAAAATCAGTTTTATTATGGCGATTTTGATCTGCCAAAAGAAAAAATAACAGCTTTGTTCAAAAAAGGTTTTTTAGATAATACTGGTAAACAAGATAAATATACTAACCTTACCGTAGGTTTAGCCCCGGGAGGTGCTGTTTCTGTTTGGATGATGGGAGCAGGTAACTATGTGGAAGTAGGTCATTACCAAGCTACAAAAACAGATGTTGCTATGAAAGATTTTGCACCCTATGCATCCATGAACCGTGAAGAATTTGTAAACGATGTACAAAAACATTTCTCTGAAGAAACTAAAAATAATTTAGCAAAAGAAGGTATTCCTATTGGGAAATGGACCGCATATAGAAAATCCTATAATTGGAAACCTACTTTTAAACATAAAGATGGCGGTGTACTTGTGGACTTCTTAAATAAATTCTACAATGGAGAATTATATAACATAAGAGCAGATAACCCAATATTACAGGAGTTCAGAGTTTCTCCTCCCACAAGGAGAATAAGTTTTGATTGGGATGATAAAACAAAAACAAGGTATACCGGTGTCATTCATTTTGATGAAAAGGAGATATGGAATGCTTTTGAAAAAATGTATGAAAACCCAAAAACTACCCAAGCAGAATTATTATTAGAGGTAGACAAATACAATAGTAGTATAAGAATAACTTTAAAAAGTGAAAATGATACTATTCCCATTGAAAAATCTCAAATTAAAATATATGTAACCCCTGTTTAA
- a CDS encoding PAAR-like protein, which yields MSSKIYVLDGALLECNQGFTPAKLMVTENQKVKIQGKFKATDMDVQVPQTFGQCKLKPTSGGYLPCIPALQKWTKTTGKATLGKTKRFLFEDSECMCATGGMVTILEPMQINTAGSVLEEFKNIAMTIPGAMLGNDKAPKVVESYWMDEHGQEKVEAIIYGEKASMFIRTENIAAGETITVKVNEAKNKKIDGEQAQFIYTGTIQGNGVAKLELLATEENWNQIIE from the coding sequence ATGAGTAGCAAAATATATGTATTAGATGGTGCATTACTCGAGTGCAACCAAGGCTTTACGCCTGCAAAACTGATGGTAACCGAAAACCAAAAAGTAAAAATCCAAGGCAAGTTTAAAGCTACGGATATGGATGTACAAGTACCGCAAACCTTTGGGCAATGCAAACTTAAACCAACTAGTGGTGGTTATTTACCCTGTATTCCTGCTTTGCAAAAATGGACAAAAACTACAGGCAAAGCCACCTTGGGAAAAACAAAACGATTCCTTTTTGAAGATTCGGAATGTATGTGTGCTACGGGTGGTATGGTTACTATTTTAGAACCTATGCAAATAAACACCGCTGGTAGCGTACTGGAAGAATTTAAAAATATAGCCATGACGATACCGGGCGCTATGTTAGGGAATGATAAAGCTCCTAAAGTGGTAGAGAGCTATTGGATGGATGAGCATGGACAGGAGAAAGTAGAGGCCATTATATATGGAGAAAAAGCTTCAATGTTTATACGTACAGAAAACATAGCTGCCGGAGAGACCATTACTGTTAAAGTAAATGAAGCCAAAAATAAAAAAATTGATGGTGAACAAGCTCAATTCATATATACTGGAACAATACAAGGAAACGGAGTTGCTAAATTAGAACTATTAGCCACTGAAGAGAATTGGAATCAAATAATAGAATAA